The Streptomyces sp. NBC_00576 genome contains the following window.
TCTTCGTCTCCGCGGCAGCCAGCAACTCGGGTCCGAACACGGTGGAGAACACTGCCCCCTGGGTCACGACGGTGGCGGCCACGACCCATGACACGAAGTACGACTACGCGCTGGTCCTGGGTGACGGAAGCCGGTTCCCCAACAGCGGCTTCAGTACGGGAGTTCCCTCGGCCCCGCTGATCAACGCCGTCGACGCTCGCAAAGAGTCGGCGGACGCCACCGAGGCCGCGATGTGCTTCACAGGCACGCTGGACCCGGCCAAGGCGAAGGGGAAGATCGTCGCCTGCGACCGCGGCGTCAACCTTATCGTCGACAAGGCCGACGAGGTGCGGGACGCCGGAGGTGTGGCGGTCATCGTCTCCAACACGCCGTCCAGCTCCCAGAGTTCCCTCTGGGGCGACTTCTCCGTCCCCATGTTCCCGCTGGGCCAGGAGGACGGCGCGAAGGTCAGGGCATACGCCGCGACGGAGGGCGCCGCCGCCGAACTCACCCCCTCGCAGCGCGTCCGCACACAGGCTCCCGCCGTCTCCGAGTTCTCCTCCGGCGGTCCCGACCCCTTCAGTAACGGCGACCTGCTCAAACCCGACCTCTCCGCACCGGGCAGCATGATCGCCGCGGGCACCGTGCCAGGAGGCGCCGCCGGATTCGCGGGCAGTTTCGGCTTCATGGACGGCACGTCGATGGCGACCCCGCACATCTCGGGCCTCGCGGCGCTGCTGAAGTCCCTGCACCCCGGCTGGTCGCCGATGGAGGTCAAGTCGGCCCTGATGACGACGGCCTCGGCAACCGACAACGAGGGCAAGCCCATCGGCCGGCAGCGTCCCACAGGCCAGCAGGGTGCGGACTCGGCGACCCCGCTCGATTACGGCGCCGGCCAGGTCCGGCCGGCCCTCGCCGCCGACCCCGGCCTGGTCTACGACTCCACTTCCGCCGACTGGACGTCATACCTGTGCTCCATCGGCCAGGAGCCGACCGCGGACGACGGCACCGACGCCTGCGCCACCGCCCCGAGGACCGACCCGAGCGACCTGAACTACGCGTCGATCGCGGTCGGCGACCTGGCCGGCCACCAGACACTTACCCGTACCGTCACCAACGTGGCCACGGCGACCGCCACCTACCAGGCGACCCTCCAGACCCCACCCGGCTACACGGCGCAGGTCACCCCGAAGCGGCTGACCCTGAGGCCGGGCGAGTCGGCAACCTACAAGGTGAAGCTCACCCGCACCGACGCCGCCTACGGCGACTGGTCGGACGGCTCCCTCACCTGGAGCGACGCCCACAGCCACCACCGGGTCACCAGCCCGATCGCCCTGCGCGCTACCCTGCTCGCCGCACCGGACGAGGTCTCCGTCGACGGCCGGAACCCCACCACGCTCACCACCCGGGTGGGCTGGACAGGCGACCTGACCGCGAAGGCGGACATCTACACCCCGGAGAAAACTACCGGAACCCTCACCGGCACCGACACCACCGACTTCGCGGCCGACCCGCACACGTCGGACGCGGTGGCGAAGACACAGATCCACGTCCCACAGGACGCCCCGTTCACCCGGGTAGCGACCACGGAGGCCGACCACATGCCCGGCAGCGACCTCGACCTGTACGCGTTCGACGCCGACGGCACACTCTTCAGTGCCTCGACCAAGGCGGGGTCGGACGAACACGCCGACCTGCCGCCCGGCGACTACGACGTGTACGTCGTCCAGTCCCAACTCCCGGAGGGCTCGACGAGCCAGCAGTTCACCCTGTGGACCTGGAAGGTGGGCCAGAACACCCCGGCCGTCCGCGCCGTGGTCACCCCCGCCACCCAGCAGGTCGTTGCCGGTGACCTGCGCGACCTGACGGTCACCTGGCCCGGGACCGTACCGGGTGAGCGCGATCTCGGGGTCGTCGAGTACGGCGACGGCTCCAGCACCGTGGGTCGCACGACCCTGACCTTCACGCAGTAACCGACTCCCGACGGAACTCCGCCCGCCGCCACGTACCAACAGGGCGGCGACGCGGACTACCCGACTAACTCGGCCGTCGGGCGGTCAGAACCGCCCGCCCGACGGCGCCGCAATACACAAGTCAGCTCTCTGGTCGAAGAAGGCATGGATACCGGCCTACAACGCCGATGACATCGAGCGGCCCGGTGCCCGGGTCGCGGAGATCACCGGCTCGCCCGCCCTGACCCTTTCTGGCCGAAGGACATGTGGCGGATCGTCCGCGAGGAGCGAAACGCGTTCATCGCCGTTACGGACGGGCGGGAGGTCCGAGCGCCCTGTCCTGGACGCGGCACCGGGCGTCCGGGGCGGCGCGGTCAGGCACCCGGCAAGCTCTCTCATCCGTTCATGGCGCGGTGAGCTCCGCGTTCCTCACTCCCCGAGAAGACGGCCCAGCCACCGCAGTCGTGCCGCCTGGGTCGCCTGGGACACCTCGGCGTGCGGTGCCATCATGTCGTAGCCGTGGAAACCGCCGGGCCACACGTGGAGTTCGGCGACCCCACCCGCCTGCCAGATCCTTGAGGCGTATGCAACGGTCTCATCCCGGAAGGTCTCCGCGGAGCTGATATCCAGGAAGGCCGGAGGCAGCCCGGACAGGTCTTCGGCCCGGGCCGGAGCGGCGTAGGCGGGCACGTTCGGGCCGCCGCACCGGTCGCCGAGCAGCGCGGTCCAGCCCATCTCGTTGGAGGCGTGGTCCCACACGCCCAGGCCCGCCATCTGGTGGCTGGACACCGTGTCATTGCGGTCGTCCAGCATCGGGCACATCAGCAGCTGGCCGATCGGCTGCGGACCCTTGCGGTCCCGGGCCAGCAGGGCCAGCGCCGCGGTCAGGCCGCCGCCCGCACTGGCTCCCGCGATGACGATCCGCTCAGCGTCGCCGCCGATCTCCTGCGCGTGCTCCGCCGTCCACACCAGACCGGCGTAGACGTCCTCGATCGCAGCCGGGTACGGGTTCTCGGGCGCCAGGCGGTACTCCACGGACACCACCACCGCGTCCAGCTCCCGCGCCCAGCCGAGCACCATGTCGACCCCGGTCCGGTTGTCGCCGAGGACCATTCCGCCGCCGTGGACGTGGTAGAAGACCGGGCGGGCACCGGCGGATGCGGCCGGGCGGGCGATCAGCAGCGAGATGTCGGGCGCGCCCTCGGGGCCCGGCACGATTCGGTCCTCCACCTCGAAGAACCCGTCGTGGTCCAGTGCCTCCGGATCTGGCCTGGCCGCTGCGATGCCCTGGCGTATCGCGGGCACCATGTCGATCGTGAAGGTCGAAGGAAGCGTCTCGGCGACAACCTCCAGAACGGCGGCGAGTTCGGGGTCGAACGGGGGCGGAACCAGGCTCATGGTTTCTCCTCATACATACGGGCACTTGCGGGCCGGCTGACAGTTGGTGGTCGTTCGGGGAGGCGGCGGACGAGGGCCGGGGTGCGGGAGGGGCGCTGTGCCCCGGTCCTCCGGGTCAGGCGACCGGTGTGAGGCGACCGGCGCGGATGGCGGCCACGACACCGCCGTCCACGAGCAGGTCGTTGCCGGTGATGAAGGTGGCGTTGGGGCCGAGGAGGAAGGCGGCGGCCTCGGCGATGTCGTCGGGAGTGCCCAGTCGGCCGGTTCCCGACGCGGCGATCATGGCGCGCATGATCTGGCCGCTTTCGCCGTCGAGTTCCTGCTGTCCCATGGGGGTGGCGATCACGCCGGGGCTGATGGAGTTGATCCGGGCTCCCCGCTCGCCCCAGGATGCGCTGGCGGCCTGGACACGCAGCCGGTTGCCGTACTTGGCCAGCGGATAGGCACTCTGTCCCACGACTTCCGGATCGGTGAAGGGCAGGTCCAGCAGATCGTCGGCGGGTGTGTGGGCGAGGGCCTGTTCCTGCTCCGCGGTCAGGGGGACGGGCAGCATGTGACCGGCCATGCTGGAGATCACCAGGCCTGCTCCGCCGGGCGCGACGACCCGCCCGAACTCCTCCAGGACCAGCGCCGTACCGAGCAGGTCCACCTTCAGGACAGCGGCGGCGGGGGCCTGAACAGGAGAGAGGCCCGCGGTGTGCACGACCTGGACCACGGGGCCGAGCTGTGCCGCCGCGTCCGCGAGAGCGGCGACCGAAGAGCGTGAGGAGACGTCCACCGTCTGCGTGACGATGTCGTGTCCCTGCCCGCGCAGGAGATCCGCGACGGAAGCGAGAGTCTCCTCGTTGAAGTCGGCGAGCAGCAGCTTGTTGCCGCTGCCCTGGCGCCGGGCGATGGCCTGTCCCATGCCGCCCACACCGATGACGACGACCACGTTTACACCCACGGACACCTCCTATATAGCGTTACGATACGTTTCGTAATTGGGGAGTGTACCTCTCGTAGGATGGGCGGCTATGGATGAGGTGCGGCGGCCTGGGCGGCCCCGGGACGCGGCCAGGGACAAGGCCATCCTCGACGCGGCGCGGGAGGTTCTCCTGCGCGACGGCTACGCCGGTCTGTCGATGGAGAAGGTCGCCGCCGCAGCCGGCGTCGGCAAACCCACGCTCTACCGCCGCTGGTCCTCCAAAGCGGCCCTCGTCGGCGATGCCGTCCTGCAAAGCTTCCTCACCACCGCGCCCGGCATCCGGCTGCCCGGCCGGCCAAACACCGACGGCGCCGCCCAGCAGCTGACCGCCTGGTTCCGTGCCTACGCCACATCGGTCGGCGACCCGCGCCATGCAGCCATGATCCTGGCGTTGACCGCTGCCGCCGCCGAGAGCCCGCACGACGCCGAAAGCCTGTACCAGCACCACACCCGCGCGCAGCACGAGGCCGTCGTGAGCTGCCTGCGCACGGGAGTGACGAGCGGCGAATTCCGCGCCGACGTCGAGGTGGAAGCGGTCGCCGACGCCCTCATCGGCTCCGTCCTCTACCAGCTCCTCACCCGCACAAGCAGCGCCTCACTCCACCGAACCGAACACCTGCTCGTTATCCTGCTGGCCGGACTGCGCAACCCTGATCACTGACTGCAGAGTCATGTCGTCATGGTGGGGCAGGACGAACCCCGGTGCCGGTTCGGGGAAGTCGCGTTCACATCCCTCCGTGGAGTGCCGCACAGGCCCTACTGACTCGGTAGTACGCGGCGGCCGTGAACGACGCTCGCCGCGCAGACCAGCACCTCCTCCGCGGAGTAGCCGGCGGACTGTCCGCCGACCACTCCGCGGAGTCGGCGGACAGTGCACCCAGCTGCGCCATCAGGCGCTGGGCACGTACTCGTTCATGCCGGGCAACCGCTGCGGTCAGACTCTGACTGCGGGGTGAAGTTCAGCCCGATGAGACGGGAGCCGGAGACCTGCGCCGCCATGGGCTCCAGGGCCGCGAGTTCATCGGCTCCGAGGACGAGGGTCGCGGCAGCGGTGTTCTCCTCCACCCGCGCGGGGCTGCGCGTCCCGGGGATAGGCACAACCGGCAATCCGTGGACGGCGGACCGGTGGTGGAGCCAGGCCAGGGCGACCTGAGCCGCTGTTGCCCCGCCGGCTGCGGCGATCCGGTGGAGTGGCGCCAGGATCGCGGTGTTGCGCTGGGCGTTCTCCCCGGTGAAGCGGGGCATCGTCCGGCGGTAGTCGTTGGCGGAGAGTTGGTCCGCGCTGGTGAATCCTCCGGCGAGGAATCCCCGCCCCAAGGGTGAGTAGGCCATGAGGGCCACTCCCAACTCGGCGGCCACCGGAACGACATCGGCCTCGACCTCCCGGGAGAACAGCGACCACTCCGACTGCACGGCGGCGATCGGATGGACCCGGTTGGCCCGGAGCAGTTCCTCGCCCGTCACCTCGGACAGGCCCAGTAGGCGGACCTTGCCCTCGTCGACCAGTTTGGCCATCTCGGCGACGGTGTCCTCGACGGGCGTCCGGGGGTCGAGACGGTGGGCGATGCAGAGGTCGATGGTGTCGGTGCCGAGCCTCCGCAGGCTGCCCTCGACCGCGGTGCGGAGGTATCCGGGAGAGTTGTCGATCCCCCGGTAGTGCGGATCGTCCGCCCTCCGCACCAGGCCGAACTTGGTGGAGACCAGCACCCGGTCGCGGTGAGCCCGCACAAACGGGGCCAGCAGTCTCTCGTTCTGCCCATGGCCGTAGTTGTCGGCGGTGTCGTAAAGGGTGACGCCGAGTTCCAGCGCCCGTTCCAGGGTCTTCAGGCACTCCTTCCGGTCGCTGGGGCCGTAGAACTCGCTCATACCCATGCAGCCGAGTCCCTGGGCCCCCACCGGCGGGCCGTCGACACCCAGCCGGGTGGTGGGAAGCGTGTCCGGCACGTTCATCCGGCCACCCGCCCCGCGCCGTCGGCCGCACGGTGGGAGCCCGGCTCCGCCCAGAGGGTGCCGGCGGCGAGCTCCTCGTCCACCTTCCTGAGGAGCTCGGCATCGATCTTCCGGATGTCGTCGACCATGTACCGCACGCCGGTGGCCTCCATCTCCGCGCGCTGGAAGTTGTGGGGCAAGGAGGCCGGTACACCGATGAATCCGGCTCCCAGGCGTTGGGTGACCTCGGCTACGCGGTTGATGTCGTCGACGAAGACGACCTCGTCGAACTCGTAGCCGAAGATGTCCCGGACGATCTCCTTGGTACCGGGCCGGAAGTCGTTGACGTCGACGTAGGGGATCTCGCTGTCGAAGTACTCGGCGAGGTGGCCGAGATGGGTGTCGAAGGTGTACTCGCGGTTGCGTCCTCCGTAGCAGACGACGCGGACACCGGCCTCCCGCAAAGTGGCGAGGAGTTCTTCGGCGCCTGGGATCACCTGGACCGGGTTCTCCCTGAGATATTCCTCGCGCTCCTTGAAGAACGCCCCGATGGTCTCCTTGGCCGACCACGGGAGCTTGCAGGCAAGGGCCATGTTCTGGCCGGCCGCCAGCTGGGGCGAGCCCCAGACGCCGCGTTCGACGGCCGCGGTGTACTCGCCGCCGTGCCGGGTGACGAACCGTTCGATGACGGGGCTGTACGTGTCGTTGAGCAGTACGCCGTCACTGTCGAGCGCGACGAGGCGGATCTTCTGAAGGGGGTTCATCAATACCTCCGGGTGATGGTTATCCAGATGGGAAGGGGGTTGTTCCAGGCGGGTGCTGATCAGGCGGTCGTGAGCACCAGTGCCGCGTTGTGGCCGCCGAAGCCGAGCGAGGTGCTCACGGCGACGTCCACCAGGGCGCTGCGGGGAGATCCGCTCACCACGTCGAGCTCCAGCTCGGGATCGAGCCGGGTCAGGTTGGCTGTCGGCGGAACACTGTTGTGTTCGATCGCGAGCGCGGTGTACGCGGCCTCGATGGCGCCGGCCGCGCCGAGCGTGTGCCCGATGACGCCCTTGGCCGAGGTCACCAAGGGCCGGGCGCCCAGCACCCGCTGGAGTGCCCGCCCTTCGGTGACGTCGTTCAGCGGAGTCCCGGTGCCGTGCGCGTTGACGTGATCCACATCAGCGGCGCCGAGCTGCGCGTCGGCCAGCGCGGCCCTGAGCGCCCGTTCGATGCCTTGACCTTGCGGATCGGGCGCTGTGGCGTGGTAGGCGTCGGTGGAACTGCCGTACCCCCGCACGACGGCCCGGACGCGCGCGCCGCGCGCCCGGGCGTCCGCCATCCGTTCCAGGACCAGGACGCCCGCGCCCTCGGCGGCCACAAATCCGTCACGGTCGGTGTCAAAGGGGCGGGACGCCCTCTCCGGCTCCCGCCCGCGCCCGGACAGCGCGCCCATCCTGCCGAGCCCGGCCATGACCAGCGGGGTCAGCGCGGACTCGGTCCCTCCGGCCAGCACCACATCGCAGGCCCCGGAGCGCAGAAGTTCCCGTGCTGTGCCCACCGCGGTGGCCCCCGAGGCGCAGGCGGTCGCCGTGACCAGACTCGGTCCTCGGGCACCGAGGTCGATCGCGACCTGTGCGGCGGCCATGTTCACCATGAATCTGGGGATCAGGAGCGGGGAGACATTGCGCGGTCCCTTCTCCAGCAGGTTGCCGTGCTGCTGCTCCAGGGATTGCATCCCGCCGAGCGAGTTGCCGAGCACGACGCCGACCCGGGCACCGTCCCAGGTGGCGGGATCCCAGCCGGCCTCCTCGACGGCCTGCCGGGAGGAGGCAATCGCCAGTTGCACGAACCGGTCCAGCTGCCAGGCGGAGAATCCCCCGAGCAGGGCGGCCGGATCGAATCCGGGCACCCGGCAGCTGAAGTCGACCGGGGAACCGCGCAGTTCCTCGTCGGTGGCTGCACAAGAGACCCCCGACAACAGGCGGTCCCAGTTCTCCTTGACTCCGATACCGGCGGGGGTGACCAACCCGAGCCCGGTGATTGCCGCTTCGAACGGGCGCGCAGGGCCCGTCATCAGAGCACGGCCTTCTTCGCCGCCACCAGTTCAGCTGCTTCGGCGATGGTCATGTGGTCGCGCAGTTCGCCGTCCGCCACCCTGATGTCCAGTTCGTTCTCCAGAACGAGCGCCAGCTCCACGAGAACCAGGGAGTCGAACCTGATGTCCGCGAACGTCGCATCGGAGTGAATCAGTTGGCGGTCCACCTTGAAGTGATCTGACAACACATCGGTAATTACCTTCTGGAACTGGTTCATTTTCGCGCTCCTGACTGGTCAGCTGATGGTGCGGGGAGGATTCGAATTCCGGGGTGCACGATGTGCGGCCAGACGAGGGCCACCGACCCCCATGCGAGTCCGCCGCCGAAACCGGCCAGAACCACGCGGTGTCCTGGCCTGAGCTCGCCGGAGAGGACACCGTCGGAAAGCGCCAGCGGAATCGAGGCGGCGACCGTGTTGCCGACCCTGTCGATGTTGGACAGGAAACGCTCGGCGGGCAGCGCAAGCCGGTGAGCGGTCGCCGTGACGATCCGGGCATTGGCCTGGTGCAAAACGAACCGGTCGATCTCATCCAGCGGCCACCCGGCCCGCGCCGCGGTCTCCCGCGCCGAAGCGGACATCCGGTGCACCGCCTCGGCGAAGACGGCCCGCCCCCGCATCGTGAGAAAGGTGTCCTCCGGCTTGACCGGCAGGCCGGTGGAGCGCTGCCGTGAGCCGCCCGCCGGAATCTCGACGAGGTCGCTGCGGCTGCCGTCGCTGCCGAGGCTCAGGCCCAGCAGCGCCCCCGGCTGATCGAGGGATCCCGCCCGCAGTACGACCGCCCCTGCCCCGTCGCCGAAGACGGCTCTGGTCGTACGGTCCGCCGGGTCGAGAATCGTGGAGAAGGTGTCGGCGCCTATGACCAGCACGCTCTCGGCGACTCCTGTCGCGATCAGCCCCGCCCCGGCTGCGAGGGCGTAGACGAAGCCGGCGCACACGGCCGCCACGTCGAAGGCCGGCACCGTGCCCAGTCCGAGTCGGCTCGCCACCTCGGGCGCGGTCGCCGGACTCAGCCGGTCCGGTGTGCTGGTCGCAAGGACCAACGCACCGACGCCCACCAGGCCGGCAGACTCCAGCGCCCGCCTCCCCGCCTCGACGGCGAGGTCGCCGGTGGCCTCGCCCGGGGCGATCACATGACGCTGCCGGATGCCGGTACGTGTTCGGATCCACTCGTCGTCGGTGCCCAGGAGGGCGGCGAGTTCATCGTTGGTCACCACCGTGCGCGGCACCCAGCCGCCCAGGCCGGCGACGACCGCCGCACGGTCCGTGCCGCTCATCCGAGGCACCCCGGGCTCGTGGGCCGCGCACGGAAGCTGGTGGCCATGACGACCTTCGTGCGGGCGATCTCCGCCCCTCGCTGGTGGAAAGTCACCTCGACGGCTCGGTGGCGCTCACGGCCGTCCGACGCCACGTCCCGGTCTCCGCCGTCCGACGGTCGCGCCGCCGTGAGAACGACGGGCTCGTCAAGCTCGGCGAATGCGAGAAACGACGACTCCACCGCGACAATGCCGCCGAGGCGCGGCGCGATGCCGTCCCACTCCTCCAGCGCCAGCACCGCCATCTGACAGGCCGCCTCCGTCAGCACCATCCCGGGGACGTGGTCCTGCGGGTGGTCGAAGTAGCTGGGGTTGTCCGTGGCGAGGCGCAGGGTCGCGGTGAGGGTGCCCCGAGCGACACCGACGTCGCGCAGCAGGGCATCCATCGCTCTGGTCCGCCCCACCCTGGCCGGATCGACCGGCTGTCCCGCCCCGGCCGTCGGCTGCTCGTCCGACATCGCCGGAGGGTGCCCGCGCCTGCGCGACCTGACGGACGCGTAGGCGTCTTTGGCCAGGTAGCCGACGTCCATCCGGACCTGCCCGACCTGGGTGTCGGCCAGCCACAGCCGGAATTCGTAGACCATGCCGTGCGCTCTGGCCGCGGCAGGGCCGCGGCGCTCGGCAACCGCCGTCATGAACAGTTGATTCGAGCCGGACGGCACGGCGGCGAAGGCCTCCGGAGAGACTTCGAGGGACCAGTTCCGCAGGATGAAACCGGCGCCCGTCTCCACACCGAAGAAGGCGTGCGCGGCAAAGGTCTCGGCCTGTCGGCAGCATTCCAGCAGGAGCATCGGATCAGGGCCCCCGGCCGCATGAGTGCGTCCGGTGTAGTACGGATGCGACGGGGGCAGCACGGCGGCTGCCACGAAGCTCTGCGCATCCACCTGCAGCACGTCGGTCAGGAAGACCTCGGTGAGGTGGCGGCGGTGGATCATCTCCCGGGCCACGGTGTGGGAGAAGTTCAGCTGCGCGGCGGACTCCGGAAGGGCGGTGGCGCGCGTCGGGATGGGCATTCCTTGTCACCTCTCCATGTCTGTCGGAGCCCCGCGGTCCGGGAGTGACCCCATGACGACGCGGAGCAGCTCGCCCGCGGGCAGGGCGGGATCGCGGCCCAGCAGGGTGGTGGCCAGCAGGTACGGATCCGCGTAGCGCCGCCGCCCCGCCCTCGCGGCCAGAAACCGTCCGGCGGTGCGGTGCTCGGAGCCGTCGGGGGGCAGGGGGCCGCCGGACTCGTCGAGCAGCCGGACGGCGCGGCGCATCCATCGCCGAAGATGCCCGAGCGAGAAGGACGAGCGAGCTGTCCTGCCCAGACCGGCCACCAGGTACAGGCGCAGGCCGAGCTGGAACGCCTCGGGTCCGAACTCGTCGACCAGCGCACCGGCGAACGCCCCCAGGGTGTGGCCCTGCCAGCCACCGAACCTGGTCGACCGGACGACTCCGTCGATCGGGACCCGGGGGACCTCGAACCGTACGACAGTGGCGCCGAGAGCGGTGAACACATGGGCCAGCGTCTGGTAGTCGGTGCGCAGGTCGACGTCATGGGCCAGTACCACCAGGTCGTGGCTGTCCAGGAGCGGCACCAACTGGCGGAGCAGGTAGAGCAGGTAGTTGGCCTGCCCGTCCGGGCTGGTGACGGCCCGCAGCGGCAGCCCCGCAGCGGTGGCGTCCAGATAGGCGGGCGCTCGCAGCCCCCGGGCGTCGATGCACAGGTTCCGGCTGACGAGGAGATCCAGGACGGCGGCCTCGGAGGCCGGCTCCGGGCCGGTGCGGCCCAGTCCGGGATCGGCCATACCGAGCAGCCGGTAGTGGCCCTCCCAGATGTCGAGGAGACGTGCCGTCACCGGGTGGGTCCAGCCTGCCTCGGCACGTCGGACCACCGGTAACAGGTCGGCCTCCGGTGCGGGCCCGGCTCGGTTGTAGGCGGTGTACAGCTCGCCTATCTCTTCCTCGCTCAGGGCTTCGTGTGCCGCGCCGGGGTGGCAGCGGTCGAGGTACTCCCAGAATCCGGCCACCTGCCGGCTCCCGGCGAAGGCGGTGTGGTGATACACGAAGGTCACATCGGCGAACGTGGCCGTGGCCCGGTGGAGCATGTCGAGGGAGAGCAGGTACTTCAGGTGAGTCGGCGTCAGCGGTTTGGTGGGGCTGACAGGCACCGGTGCGAGCAGGATGCGGGCTCTGGGCTGCTGTGCTGTGGCGCGTGCCAGGGTGTCGGCCGCGTGCACACCCGCCGTCATCGCTGCTCCACCGCGCCGTCGAGCGCTGTCCTGAGACGGCGGATCACGTCCTCGGCCTCGGCCGGGGTGCAGTATCCGGGATCGGCGACAAAGCCCCGCCCGCTCTGCTTCCCCTCGGTGCGGGGCACCAGCCACGTATGGAAGTGCCCGGTGCCCTCCATGCAGGAGAAGACATGAATACGGGGGGCTCCGGTGGCCTCCTTCAGGGGATCGGTGAGCCGCTGGACCAGCGGACCGAAGGTGGCGGCCTCGTGGGCGTCGAAACCGGCGTGGTCCAGGAAGTGCCGGCGGGACTCGATCAGCAGGGTCCCGGCCGGCCAGTACGGAGTGGGGCCGTGTCCGACCCGCCAGGTTCCGTCATCGATGACGTGCCCGCCGGGCGGTTTGGCGAAGCCCGCCCAGGGCGGCACCGGCTCGCCCGCGTACTTGCGGCAGATCAGACAGTCCTGCTGGAGGGGGCTGCGCCCGCTCAGCAGTCGGCTGAACGGATCGCGGACGCGTGCCAGCGGTTCCAATTGCGCGTGCAGTGCGTACCAGGCGTCGATTGCGGCGGCCTCCGCCGCCGGGTCCGCCGGGTGGAAGGCGCCCACCACATCGACGTCCTGAGCAGGCGGCAGGTCCTGCGCGTGCTCGCCACGGCTCCTCGCATATCTCGCGACGGCCTCCTCGAGCAGCGGGACCTCGGTCGCGAGGAGCGAACTGAGTTCGGCGGTCAGACCGCCTCCGCCGTCCGCAGCGGCTGGGCGGTCCTCCGCGACGACCGCCGTCCTGAGCGATTCCGAAAGACTCCGCAGCCTTGAGGAGAGCGCCAGGCGGGCCAGATCGTCATCGGTGAAGTCGGGAATGTCCATGGTTTCCTCGCCGTCCAATCGCTGTTGAGTGGTGCTGTTACCTGTGGTCGGTCGGGCTGTGGCGGCCGTGGTGTGACATGTCGGAGAGCCAGACGTGGCAACGGAGCCGTTCCGGGTCGTCGGGCGCGTGGTGGACGCGGGCATAGCCCGAAGTCCCGCCGACCGCTTCGGCACCGAGGTCGGGGCTGTGGATCAGCCGAAGACGTTCGTCCAGCCGGAGGCGGCCTTGGAGTACGGACTCGCTCAGGGCGTGGTGGAGGTGAATGAGGTAGTCGGCGAGTTTCACGTCCCGTACGGCGATGTGCATGGGCCGGCACGGGCCGCCGGGTGTGGGAGGCGAGCCAGCCGGGGTTTCGGCAGGTGCGATCTCGATGTCCGGGCGGAGTTCCGGAAGAACCCCGGAGACCGGTTTGTACAGCCGGATCGGGCCGGGCAGATGCTGGGGCGCATAGGGCCCGAGCCAGGCGGTGGTCCCGGTCGGGGAGACCAGGCGGGGCGGTGTGCGCTCGGTGAGGTTGGCGGGGTTGCCAAACAGGAAGAGCGTCCGGGTCCAGGATCGGCGCCAGGCGTCCGCTTCGGCCGGGGCAAGTCCTGCCGCGAATGCGCGTGCGCCGTTGACCAGGCCGTCCAGGTCGAAGGAGCGTAGGAGCACCACGACGGTGGCCTCCGAGGGAGGCCCTGCCGCGGGGTCCCGAGGCGGGCCGCCCACCCAGGCGGCGCGTTCGGCGAGGAGTTCGGCCAGCCGCTTCTGCGTCGGCGACCCCACGGTCGTCGGGTGTTCGGTCGAGGTCACCGCAGTGCCTCCGTCCGCAGGGAGGCGAGTACGTCGGCCATGACGGTGTCCGGATCGGCCGAGCCGTCGATGACGGTCAACGGCACGTCGCCGACCTCCTTCAGCAGCGCCTCGCGCAGTTCGGACTGCAACTGAAGGAAGCCGGCCCGGCCCGCGGTTCCGGGGCGCTGCTCAAAGGCGTTGAGAAGGGCTCCCTGACCGCTGCGCGCCCAGATGACCTCGGGCGGGACGTCCAGGTAGAGCACCCCCCTCGGCCTGGGGAAGAGCCGCCAGAGGTCGAAGGTGGGGTCGTGCTCCAGCCCGAGCAGGCGGCATTTGGCGAGAAGCTTGTAGAAGTACGAGTCGACGATCACCGGTTCCGGCCCGGTGGAGCGGGCGAGTTGGTCGCGCAGATGCAACACGA
Protein-coding sequences here:
- a CDS encoding S8 family serine peptidase, with protein sequence MAPLLAGSLTLAGTASAHAAADSPDSSQTNRSYSAGTYVVQLSDEPVATYEGGLPRLKQTAPESGKRFDADSGAVKNYLRHLDTRRDDVLDAVPGVKKLYDYDYALNGFAARLTGRQATRLANTPGVVSVTPSKGHRITPPADRMAPADSAPTAPTATTITKSITPATAAEGSVTAPPPDIPRFLGLSGKKGLWSKAGGPEHAGEGMIIGMIDTGFDPENPMLAPLPEPRPDAEVIAKKWHGRCVEGDDSAPEAMITCNNKVIGADWFHAGAPGPSGAEVPSPLDTDSHGTHTATTAAGNYDTPASIPGTNVSGTLSGVAPAARLAVYKACWDRYCQDVDTAAAIDRAVADGVDVISFSIGNTLSDPTSMAMFNAAKAGVFVSAAASNSGPNTVENTAPWVTTVAATTHDTKYDYALVLGDGSRFPNSGFSTGVPSAPLINAVDARKESADATEAAMCFTGTLDPAKAKGKIVACDRGVNLIVDKADEVRDAGGVAVIVSNTPSSSQSSLWGDFSVPMFPLGQEDGAKVRAYAATEGAAAELTPSQRVRTQAPAVSEFSSGGPDPFSNGDLLKPDLSAPGSMIAAGTVPGGAAGFAGSFGFMDGTSMATPHISGLAALLKSLHPGWSPMEVKSALMTTASATDNEGKPIGRQRPTGQQGADSATPLDYGAGQVRPALAADPGLVYDSTSADWTSYLCSIGQEPTADDGTDACATAPRTDPSDLNYASIAVGDLAGHQTLTRTVTNVATATATYQATLQTPPGYTAQVTPKRLTLRPGESATYKVKLTRTDAAYGDWSDGSLTWSDAHSHHRVTSPIALRATLLAAPDEVSVDGRNPTTLTTRVGWTGDLTAKADIYTPEKTTGTLTGTDTTDFAADPHTSDAVAKTQIHVPQDAPFTRVATTEADHMPGSDLDLYAFDADGTLFSASTKAGSDEHADLPPGDYDVYVVQSQLPEGSTSQQFTLWTWKVGQNTPAVRAVVTPATQQVVAGDLRDLTVTWPGTVPGERDLGVVEYGDGSSTVGRTTLTFTQ
- a CDS encoding TetR/AcrR family transcriptional regulator, which codes for MDEVRRPGRPRDAARDKAILDAAREVLLRDGYAGLSMEKVAAAAGVGKPTLYRRWSSKAALVGDAVLQSFLTTAPGIRLPGRPNTDGAAQQLTAWFRAYATSVGDPRHAAMILALTAAAAESPHDAESLYQHHTRAQHEAVVSCLRTGVTSGEFRADVEVEAVADALIGSVLYQLLTRTSSASLHRTEHLLVILLAGLRNPDH
- a CDS encoding SDR family oxidoreductase, with the protein product MGVNVVVVIGVGGMGQAIARRQGSGNKLLLADFNEETLASVADLLRGQGHDIVTQTVDVSSRSSVAALADAAAQLGPVVQVVHTAGLSPVQAPAAAVLKVDLLGTALVLEEFGRVVAPGGAGLVISSMAGHMLPVPLTAEQEQALAHTPADDLLDLPFTDPEVVGQSAYPLAKYGNRLRVQAASASWGERGARINSISPGVIATPMGQQELDGESGQIMRAMIAASGTGRLGTPDDIAEAAAFLLGPNATFITGNDLLVDGGVVAAIRAGRLTPVA
- a CDS encoding alpha/beta hydrolase; the protein is MSLVPPPFDPELAAVLEVVAETLPSTFTIDMVPAIRQGIAAARPDPEALDHDGFFEVEDRIVPGPEGAPDISLLIARPAASAGARPVFYHVHGGGMVLGDNRTGVDMVLGWARELDAVVVSVEYRLAPENPYPAAIEDVYAGLVWTAEHAQEIGGDAERIVIAGASAGGGLTAALALLARDRKGPQPIGQLLMCPMLDDRNDTVSSHQMAGLGVWDHASNEMGWTALLGDRCGGPNVPAYAAPARAEDLSGLPPAFLDISSAETFRDETVAYASRIWQAGGVAELHVWPGGFHGYDMMAPHAEVSQATQAARLRWLGRLLGE